ATACCCTGCGCTATGGAGACCGGCTGGGGCCGCGTACGCAGTGGCACCTGCAGCTTGAAAAACATCTGGGCGTCCTGGAAAACCGCCTGACCCTCACTCATACACTGGGCCGATGGGCAGCCCTCGGTACCAACGATGGTACGATTGAAGTGGGCCTTGTCCACCAATACGTCCCAGGTGACCGGGCCTTTACCTTTGAAGCAGTGCCTGCGTGGATCCCCAGGAACCATTTTGCCTGGACGCGCCTGGCCTATCGTATTAAGCGCACGCAATGGCAACTGGATGTCCTGCTGGAAATGGGCGAAGGACAACAAGGACGCGGGGCCCTGCGTAGCGTTGTTGATCTCTCCTGGCATCTTGTGCAACGCCCGACCTTTGGCATTCGCCTGCGAGGCACATTGGGCCGAGGAAGTGGGCAACTACCACCCAGTCGCGTCTTTCGACTTGGAAGTGCCTCGGTCGAAGAAGCCTGGCGCCACGCTGGCTTTCGTAACATTGCCGGACTATTTGACAATGCCCGCCGCACCCTTCATTTAATCCCGCTCAACGTCGCCGGTCCGGTAGCCTACTGGAGTCCTCAGCTGCGCGATCCTCGCCGCCTACAGGGCAATGTCCTGATAGCAGGCAGTCTGATACTATCCTGGCATCCCTTCAGGCGAGGGCTCGGGCGTCCATTCTATCTGGAAAGCTTTCTGGGGATAGGGCAGAGCTGGTTCACTGATCCGGCCCAGTCTCTTAATCGCTACCTTTTTGCCTGGGATCGTTTCCTGGCTGACGCAGGCCTTGGCTTGAGCTATAACGTGAATGCGCTTCCTGGTCTACAACGGTGGGCTGCCCAATCGGCACTGCTACAAGACCTGCGGCTGCATCTGCGGCTACCGTTGTGGGTAAGCGATCCAGAACTGATCGGTGAGCGCAAGGCGCTACGATTCCGCTGGATGCTGGGAATCACGGTAGCTCCCTAATACCTCCTCAGTCAAAGGCGACCGTGGCCATCATCTCCTCAATGGTCGTCTCTCCCTGGAGCACGACCTCGCGGGCGGCTTCCTGCAGCGTCTGCATGCCTTCTCTGATGGCCTGCTCGCGCAGCGCATCCTCGTCAATCGCGTCACGAGCCGACACGATCATATGACGAATGGTTCGAGAAAACCAGAGCGTTTCAGTGATCGCTCGTCGGCCCTTATAGCCAACGCCCTTGCAGACCGGACAGCCTGGATGCTGTCCGGCTCTGTAAAACGTCGTACGAGCAATCTCCGCTTCCGTAAAGCCGAGCCGCGTGAGCAGTACCGGATCGGGATCCGGATCGGGCACCCGGCATCGGGGACAGACCTTACGGATCAGGCGCTGAGCCACCACCAGGTTGATCGCATAAGCAATCAAAAACGGCTCGATCCCCATC
This portion of the Rhodothermus sp. genome encodes:
- a CDS encoding ATPase, T2SS/T4P/T4SS family; the protein is LRHDPDIVMVGEMRDRQTAELAIKLANTGHLTFSTLHTNDAPSAVSRLYKMGIEPFLIAYAINLVVAQRLIRKVCPRCRVPDPDPDPVLLTRLGFTEAEIARTTFYRAGQHPGCPVCKGVGYKGRRAITETLWFSRTIRHMIVSARDAIDEDALREQAIREGMQTLQEAAREVVLQGETTIEEMMATVAFD